A genomic window from Denticeps clupeoides chromosome 11, fDenClu1.1, whole genome shotgun sequence includes:
- the cltcl1 gene encoding clathrin heavy chain 1 isoform X3 yields the protein MAQILPIRFQEHLQLQNVGVNPANIGFSYLTMESDKFICIREKVGEQNQVVIIDLSDPTNPIRRPITADSAIMNPASKVIALKDASRTLQIFNMEMKSKIKAHAVTEDVMFWKWISVNTIALVTDAAVFHWSMEGDSQPVKVFDRHASLAGCQIINYRTDEQQKWLLLIGISAQQNRVVGAMQLYSVERKVSQPIEGHAAAFSQFTMEGNTQPSTLFCFTVRGQAGGKLHIIEVGQPAPGNQPFAKKAVDVFFPPEAQTDFPVAMQIGPKYGVIYLITKYGYIHLYDVETGVCIYMNRISAETIFVTAAHQSTSGIIGVNKKGQVLSVCVEEENIVSYATNVLQNADLGLRLAVRSNLPGAEELFTHKFNTLFSQGSYAEAAKVAASAPKGVLRTADTIRRFQGVAAPAGQASPLLQYFGVLLDQGQLNALEAVELCRPVLQQGRKQLLEKWLKSDKLECSEELGDLVKPVDATLALSVYLRANVPAKVIQCFAETGQFQKIVLYAKKMAYTPDWIALLRSVMRAGPDQGLQFAQMLVQEAEPVASVDQIVDVFMEGSLVQQCTSFLLDALKSNKPEEGHLQTRLLEMNLIHAPQVADAILGNQMFTHYDRTHIAQLCENAGLLQRALEHFSDLYDIKRAIVHTHLLNPEWLVNFFSSLSVDDSLECLRAMLSANLRQNLQLSVQVASKYHEQLGTHALLDVFESFRSYEGLFYFLGSIVNFSQDPDVHFKYIQAACKTGQIKEVERICRESSCYDPERVKNFLKEAKLTDQLPLIIVCDRFDFVHDLVLYLYRNSLQKYIEIYVQKVNPSRLPVVVGGLLDVDCSEDVIKNLIMVVKGQFSTDDLVDEVEKRNRLKLLLPWLESRVNEGCEEAATHNAVAKIYIDSNNNPERFLRENGHYDSPVVGRYCEKRDPHLAFVAYERGKCDGELIKVCNENSLFKSEARYLVRRKDAELWASVLDEENPFRRPLVDQVVQTALPETQDPEEVSVTVKAFMTADLPNELIELLEKIVLDNSVFSEHRNLQNLLILTAIKADRTRVMEYIDRLDNYDAPDIANIAISNQLYEEAFTIFKKFDVNTSAIQVLIEQIGNLDRAYEFAEQCGEPAVWSQLARAQLQRDLVKEAIDSYIRADDPTAYMEVVGAAGRTDNWEELVKFLQMARRKSRDSYVDTEFVFALAKTNRLAELEDFLGGPNNGHTQQVGDRCFDEAMYEAAKLLYNSVSNFARLASTLVRLGEFQAAVDSGRKANSTRTWKEVCFACVEGEEFRLAQICGLHIVTHADELEELISYYQDRGYFEELIALLEAALGLERAHMGMFTELAILYSKYKPQKMREHLELFWSRVNIPKVLRAAEAAHLWAELVFLYDKYEEYDNAVLTMIMHPSDAWREGPFKEIIAKVANLELYYKSLQFYLDYKPLLLNDLLSVLAPRLDHTRAVSFFTKVKELQLARPYLRSVQNHNNRAVNEALNTLLMQEEDYQGLRASIDAYDNFDSMVLAQMLEKHELVEFRRIAAYLYKSNGRWAQSVELCKKDKLYKDAMQYAAESQDSDLAESLLQWFLGEGHKECFAACLFSCYSLLHPDLVLELAWRHNITDFTMPYFIQVMREYLTKVDKLEESEKQRATKEEVPEDSPLVYGQQLMLTSGPTHVPPQPGYPGYGYAAPGYAAPGYGFNIQP from the exons ctgcagaatGTGGGCGTCAATCCGGCCAACATTGGCTTCAGTTACCTGACCATGGAGTCGGACAAGTTCATCTGCATCCGGGAGAAGGTGGGCGAACAGAACCAGGTGGTCATCATCGACCTGAGCGACCCCACCAACCCCATCCGGCGCCCCATCACTGCAGACAGCGCCATCATGAACCCCGCCAGCAAGGTCATCGCCCTCAAAG ACG CCTCGCGGACCCTGCAGATCTTCAACATGGAGATGAAGAGCAAGATCAAGGCCCACGCCGTGACGGAGGACGTGATGTTCTGGAAGTGGATCTCCGTCAACACCATCGCCCTGGTGACGGACGCGGCGGTCTTCCACTGGAGCATGGAGGGCGACTCGCAGCCGGTGAAAGTGTTCGACCGGCATGCCAGCCTGGCCGGCTGTCAGATCATCAACTACAGAACCGATGAGCAACAGAAGTGGCTGCTGCTAATTGGCATCTCGGCTcag CAAAACCGCGTGGTCGGCGCCATGCAGCTGTACTCCGTGGAGAGGAAGGTGTCGCAGCCCATAGAGGGTCACGCCGCCGCCTTCAGCCAGTTCACGATGGAGGGAAACACGCAGCCCTCCACCCTCTTCTGCTTCACCGTCAGAGGCCAGGCTGGGGgcaag CTGCACATTATAGAGGTGGGTCAGCCCGCGCCGGGTAACCAGCCGTTCGCTAAGAAGGCGGTGGACGTGTTCTTCCCTCCCGAGGCCCAGACGGACTTCCCTGTGGCCATGCAG ATCGGCCCGAAATACGGCGTGATCTACCTCATCACCAAGTACGGCTACATCCACCTGTATGATGTGGAGACCGGGGTCTGCATCTACATGAACCGGATCAGCGCGGAGACCATCTTTGTGACGGCCGCTCACCAGAGCACCTCCGGCATTATAGGGGTGAACAAAAAAGGGCAG gtcctctctgtgtgtgtcgaGGAGGAGAACATCGTCAGCTACGCCACCAACGTGCTGCAGAACGCGGATCTGGGTTTGCGTCTGGCCGTGCGCAGTAATCTGCCGGGCGCCGAGGAGCTCTTCACCCACAAGTTCAACACCCTCTTCTCGCAGGGGAGCTACGCGGAGGCGGCCAAGGTGGCTGCGTCTGCTCCGAAG GGTGTGCTGCGCACAGCGGACACCATCCGGCGCTTCCAGGGCGTGGCCGCGCCCGCTGGCCAGGCCTCGCCCCTGCTGCAGTATTTCGGGGtgctgctggaccagggccagctGAACGCGCTGGAGGCGGTGGAGCTGTGCAGGCCCGTCCTGCAGCAGGGCCGCaagcagctgctggagaagtGGCTCAAGTCCGAcaag TTGGAGTGCTCCGAGGAGCTGGGGGACCTGGTGAAGCCCGTGGACGCGACGCTGGCGCTGAGCGTCTACCTGCGAGCCAACGTCCCCGCCAAGGTCATTCAGTGCTTCGCAGAGACCGGCCAGTTCCAGAAGATTGTGCTTTACGCGAAAAAG ATGGCCTACACCCCGGACTGGATCGCGCTGTTGCGGAGCGTGATGAGGGCTGGGCCAGATCAGGGCCTGCAGTTTGCTCAGATGCTCGTGCAGGAGGCGGAACCGGTGGCCAGCGTTGACCAG ATCGTGGATGTGTTCATGGAGGGCAGCCTGGTCCAGCAGTGCACTTCCTTCCTGCTGGACGCCCTGAAGAGCAACAAACCAGAGGAGGGGCACCTTCAGACGCGTCTTCTGGAGATGAACCTCATCCACGCTCCTCAG GTTGCAGACGCTATTCTGGGGAACCAGATGTTCACGCACTACGACCGCACACACATCGCCCAGCTGTGTGAGAATGCAGGCCTGCTGCAGAGAGCCCTGGAGCATTTCTCCGACCTGTACGACATCAAACGAGCCATCGTGCACACACATCTGCTCAaccctgag tggTTGGTGAACTTCTTCAGCTCCCTCTCGGTGGACGACTCTCTGGAGTGTCTGAGGGCGATGCTGTCCGCCAACCTGAGACAGAACCTGCAGCTCAGCGTCCAGGTGGCCTCCAAGTACCACGAGCAGCTGGGGACCCACGCGCTGCTGGACGTCTTCGAGTCCTTCCGGAGCTACGAGG GTCTGTTTTACTTCCTGGGATCTATAGTAAACTTCAGCCAGGACCCAGACGTCCACTTCAAGTACATCCAGGCCGCGTGCAAAACCGGGCAAATCAAAGAGGTGGAGCGCATCTGCCGAGAGAGCAGCTGCTACGACCCCGAACGGGTGAAGAACTTCCTGAAG GAAGCCAAGCTGACGGACCAGCTGCCTCTGATCATCGTGTGTGACCGCTTCGACTTCGTCCACGACCTCGTGCTCTACCTGTACCGCAACAGCCTGCAGAAGTACATCGAGATTTATGTGCAGAAG GTGAACCCCAGTCGGTTGCCGGTGGTTGTTGGTGGCCTGTTGGATGTGGACTGTTCGGAGGACGTGATAAAGAACCTCATCATGGTGGTCAAGGGCCAGTTCAGCACTGATGACCTGGTGGACGAAGTGGAGAAGAGAAACAG ACTGAAGCTCCTCCTCCCGTGGCTGGAGTCCCGAGTGAACGAGGGCTGCGAGGAAGCGGCTACCCACAATGCCGTGGCCAAGATCTACATCGACAGCAACAACAACCCGGAGCGCTTCCTGCGGGAGAACGGCCATTACGACAGCCCGGTGGTGGGCCGCTACTGCGAGAAGAGAGACCCCCACCTGGCCTTCGTGGCGTACGAGAGGGGCAAGTGTGACGGGGAACTCATCAAG GTGTGCAACGAGAACTCGCTCTTCAAAAGCGAAGCTCGCTATCTGGTACGGCGGAAAGACGCGGAACTCTGGGCCTCCGTGTTGGACGAGGAGAACCCCTTCAGGCGGCCGCTGGTGGACCAG GTGGTGCAGACGGCGCTCCCCGAGACGCAGGACCCGGAGGAGGTGTCCGTCACGGTCAAGGCCTTCATGACGGCCGACCTGCCCAACGAGCTGATCGAGCTGCTGGAGAAGATCGTGCTGGACAACTCTGTCTTCAGTGAGCACAG GAACCTGCAGAACCTACTGATCCTGACGGCCATCAAAGCCGACCGCACGCGCGTGATGGAGTACATCGACCGCCTGGACAACTACGACGCGCCAGACATCGCCAACATCGCCATCAGCAACCAGCTGTACGAGGAGGCCTTCACCATCTTCAAGAAGTTTGACGTCAACACGTCGGCCATACAG GTGCTGATTGAGCAGATCGGGAACCTGGACCGCGCGTACGAGTTCGCGGAGCAGTGCGGGGAGCCGGCGGTGTGGAGCCAGCTGGCCCGGGCGCAGCTGCAGAGGGACCTGGTCAAGGAGGCCATCGACTCCTACATCCGGGCTGATGACCCCACCGCGTACATGGAGGTGGTCGGCGCCGCGGGCAGGACCG ATAACTGGGAGGAGCTGGTGAAGTTCTTGCAGATGGCACGCCGGAAGTCAAGGGATTCGTACGTCGACACGGAGTTCGTCTTCGCTCTAGCCAAAACCAACCGGCTGGCCGAGCTGGAGGACTTCCTGGGCGGCCCCAACAACGGCCACACACAGCAG GTCGGGGACCGTTGTTTTGACGAGGCCATGTACGAGGCGGCGAAGCTGCTCTACAACAGCGTGTCCAACTTCGCCCGCCTGGCCTCCACGCTGGTGCGCCTGGGAGAGTTCCAGGCGGCCGTGGACAGCGGCCGCAAAGCCAACTCCACCCGCACCTGGAAGGAG GTGTGCTTCGCGTGCGTAGAGGGGGAGGAGTTTAGGCTGGCCCAAATCTGCGGCCTACACATCGTCACCCACGCGGACGAGTTGGAGGAGCTCATCAGCTACTATCAG GACCGTGGCTACTTTGAAGAGCTGATCGCGCTGCTGGAGGCGGCCCTGGGTTTGGAGCGCGCTCACATGGGCATGTTCACCGAACTGGCCATCCTCTACTCCAAATACAAGCCGCAGAAGATGAGGGAGCACCTGGAGCTCTTCTGGTCCAGAGTCAACATCCCCAAG GTGCTGCGTGCCGCAGAGGCAGCCCACTTGTGGGCGGAGCTCGTGTTCCTGTATGATAAGTATGAAGAGTACGACAACGCCGTCCTGACCATGATCATGCACCCCAGTGATGCATGGAGGGAGGGGCCTTTTAAAGAGATCATAGccaag GTGGCGAACTTGGAGCTCTACTACAAATCCCTGCAGTTTTATTTGGACTATAAACCTTTGTTGCTTAACGACCTCCTGAGTGTCCTAGCGCCACGCCTTGACCACACCCGAGCAGTCAGCTTCTTCACAAAG GTGAAGGAGCTTCAGCTCGCGAGGCCGTACCTGCGCTCCGTACAGAACCACAACAACCGAGCCGTCAACGAGGCGTTAAACACGCTGCTGATGCAGGAGGAGGACTACCAG GGGTTGCGGGCCTCCATAGATGCATACGACAACTTCGACAGCATGGTACTGGCGCAGATGCTGGAGAAGCACGAGCTGGTAGAGTTCCGGCGCATTGCTGCGTACTTATATAAAAGCAACGGACGCTGGGCACAAAGCGTGGAGCTCTGCAAGAAGGACAAACTCTACAAG GATGCGATGCAATACGCCGCCGAGTCACAGGACTCTGACCTGGCCGAGTCCCTGCTGCAGTGGTTTCTGGGAGAGGGCCATAAGGAATGCTTCGCCGCCTGCCTTTTCTCCTGCTACTCCCTGCTCCATCCAGACCTGGTGCTGGAGCTGGCATGGAGGCACAACATCACCGACTTCACCATGCCCTATTTCATCCAGGTCATGAGGGAGTATCTCACCAAG GTGGATAAACTGGAGGAGTCTGAGAAACAAAGAGCCACTAAGGAGGAAGTGCCAGAAGACTCACCTTTAGTGTATG gtCAGCAACTGATGTTGACCTCGGGTCCCACCCATGTGCCCCCCCAGCCCGGTTACCCCGGCTACGGCTATGCTGCTCCTGGTTATGCCGCACCGGGCTACGGGTTCAACATTCAGCCTTAA
- the cltcl1 gene encoding clathrin heavy chain 1 isoform X2, whose product MAQILPIRFQEHLQLQNVGVNPANIGFSYLTMESDKFICIREKVGEQNQVVIIDLSDPTNPIRRPITADSAIMNPASKVIALKASRTLQIFNMEMKSKIKAHAVTEDVMFWKWISVNTIALVTDAAVFHWSMEGDSQPVKVFDRHASLAGCQIINYRTDEQQKWLLLIGISAQQNRVVGAMQLYSVERKVSQPIEGHAAAFSQFTMEGNTQPSTLFCFTVRGQAGGKLHIIEVGQPAPGNQPFAKKAVDVFFPPEAQTDFPVAMQIGPKYGVIYLITKYGYIHLYDVETGVCIYMNRISAETIFVTAAHQSTSGIIGVNKKGQVLSVCVEEENIVSYATNVLQNADLGLRLAVRSNLPGAEELFTHKFNTLFSQGSYAEAAKVAASAPKGVLRTADTIRRFQGVAAPAGQASPLLQYFGVLLDQGQLNALEAVELCRPVLQQGRKQLLEKWLKSDKLECSEELGDLVKPVDATLALSVYLRANVPAKVIQCFAETGQFQKIVLYAKKMAYTPDWIALLRSVMRAGPDQGLQFAQMLVQEAEPVASVDQIVDVFMEGSLVQQCTSFLLDALKSNKPEEGHLQTRLLEMNLIHAPQVADAILGNQMFTHYDRTHIAQLCENAGLLQRALEHFSDLYDIKRAIVHTHLLNPEWLVNFFSSLSVDDSLECLRAMLSANLRQNLQLSVQVASKYHEQLGTHALLDVFESFRSYEGLFYFLGSIVNFSQDPDVHFKYIQAACKTGQIKEVERICRESSCYDPERVKNFLKEAKLTDQLPLIIVCDRFDFVHDLVLYLYRNSLQKYIEIYVQKVNPSRLPVVVGGLLDVDCSEDVIKNLIMVVKGQFSTDDLVDEVEKRNRLKLLLPWLESRVNEGCEEAATHNAVAKIYIDSNNNPERFLRENGHYDSPVVGRYCEKRDPHLAFVAYERGKCDGELIKVCNENSLFKSEARYLVRRKDAELWASVLDEENPFRRPLVDQVVQTALPETQDPEEVSVTVKAFMTADLPNELIELLEKIVLDNSVFSEHRNLQNLLILTAIKADRTRVMEYIDRLDNYDAPDIANIAISNQLYEEAFTIFKKFDVNTSAIQVLIEQIGNLDRAYEFAEQCGEPAVWSQLARAQLQRDLVKEAIDSYIRADDPTAYMEVVGAAGRTDNWEELVKFLQMARRKSRDSYVDTEFVFALAKTNRLAELEDFLGGPNNGHTQQVGDRCFDEAMYEAAKLLYNSVSNFARLASTLVRLGEFQAAVDSGRKANSTRTWKEVCFACVEGEEFRLAQICGLHIVTHADELEELISYYQDRGYFEELIALLEAALGLERAHMGMFTELAILYSKYKPQKMREHLELFWSRVNIPKVLRAAEAAHLWAELVFLYDKYEEYDNAVLTMIMHPSDAWREGPFKEIIAKVANLELYYKSLQFYLDYKPLLLNDLLSVLAPRLDHTRAVSFFTKVKELQLARPYLRSVQNHNNRAVNEALNTLLMQEEDYQGLRASIDAYDNFDSMVLAQMLEKHELVEFRRIAAYLYKSNGRWAQSVELCKKDKLYKDAMQYAAESQDSDLAESLLQWFLGEGHKECFAACLFSCYSLLHPDLVLELAWRHNITDFTMPYFIQVMREYLTKVDGLAQQVTVDKLEESEKQRATKEEVPEDSPLVYGQQLMLTSGPTHVPPQPGYPGYGYAAPGYAAPGYGFNIQP is encoded by the exons ctgcagaatGTGGGCGTCAATCCGGCCAACATTGGCTTCAGTTACCTGACCATGGAGTCGGACAAGTTCATCTGCATCCGGGAGAAGGTGGGCGAACAGAACCAGGTGGTCATCATCGACCTGAGCGACCCCACCAACCCCATCCGGCGCCCCATCACTGCAGACAGCGCCATCATGAACCCCGCCAGCAAGGTCATCGCCCTCAAAG CCTCGCGGACCCTGCAGATCTTCAACATGGAGATGAAGAGCAAGATCAAGGCCCACGCCGTGACGGAGGACGTGATGTTCTGGAAGTGGATCTCCGTCAACACCATCGCCCTGGTGACGGACGCGGCGGTCTTCCACTGGAGCATGGAGGGCGACTCGCAGCCGGTGAAAGTGTTCGACCGGCATGCCAGCCTGGCCGGCTGTCAGATCATCAACTACAGAACCGATGAGCAACAGAAGTGGCTGCTGCTAATTGGCATCTCGGCTcag CAAAACCGCGTGGTCGGCGCCATGCAGCTGTACTCCGTGGAGAGGAAGGTGTCGCAGCCCATAGAGGGTCACGCCGCCGCCTTCAGCCAGTTCACGATGGAGGGAAACACGCAGCCCTCCACCCTCTTCTGCTTCACCGTCAGAGGCCAGGCTGGGGgcaag CTGCACATTATAGAGGTGGGTCAGCCCGCGCCGGGTAACCAGCCGTTCGCTAAGAAGGCGGTGGACGTGTTCTTCCCTCCCGAGGCCCAGACGGACTTCCCTGTGGCCATGCAG ATCGGCCCGAAATACGGCGTGATCTACCTCATCACCAAGTACGGCTACATCCACCTGTATGATGTGGAGACCGGGGTCTGCATCTACATGAACCGGATCAGCGCGGAGACCATCTTTGTGACGGCCGCTCACCAGAGCACCTCCGGCATTATAGGGGTGAACAAAAAAGGGCAG gtcctctctgtgtgtgtcgaGGAGGAGAACATCGTCAGCTACGCCACCAACGTGCTGCAGAACGCGGATCTGGGTTTGCGTCTGGCCGTGCGCAGTAATCTGCCGGGCGCCGAGGAGCTCTTCACCCACAAGTTCAACACCCTCTTCTCGCAGGGGAGCTACGCGGAGGCGGCCAAGGTGGCTGCGTCTGCTCCGAAG GGTGTGCTGCGCACAGCGGACACCATCCGGCGCTTCCAGGGCGTGGCCGCGCCCGCTGGCCAGGCCTCGCCCCTGCTGCAGTATTTCGGGGtgctgctggaccagggccagctGAACGCGCTGGAGGCGGTGGAGCTGTGCAGGCCCGTCCTGCAGCAGGGCCGCaagcagctgctggagaagtGGCTCAAGTCCGAcaag TTGGAGTGCTCCGAGGAGCTGGGGGACCTGGTGAAGCCCGTGGACGCGACGCTGGCGCTGAGCGTCTACCTGCGAGCCAACGTCCCCGCCAAGGTCATTCAGTGCTTCGCAGAGACCGGCCAGTTCCAGAAGATTGTGCTTTACGCGAAAAAG ATGGCCTACACCCCGGACTGGATCGCGCTGTTGCGGAGCGTGATGAGGGCTGGGCCAGATCAGGGCCTGCAGTTTGCTCAGATGCTCGTGCAGGAGGCGGAACCGGTGGCCAGCGTTGACCAG ATCGTGGATGTGTTCATGGAGGGCAGCCTGGTCCAGCAGTGCACTTCCTTCCTGCTGGACGCCCTGAAGAGCAACAAACCAGAGGAGGGGCACCTTCAGACGCGTCTTCTGGAGATGAACCTCATCCACGCTCCTCAG GTTGCAGACGCTATTCTGGGGAACCAGATGTTCACGCACTACGACCGCACACACATCGCCCAGCTGTGTGAGAATGCAGGCCTGCTGCAGAGAGCCCTGGAGCATTTCTCCGACCTGTACGACATCAAACGAGCCATCGTGCACACACATCTGCTCAaccctgag tggTTGGTGAACTTCTTCAGCTCCCTCTCGGTGGACGACTCTCTGGAGTGTCTGAGGGCGATGCTGTCCGCCAACCTGAGACAGAACCTGCAGCTCAGCGTCCAGGTGGCCTCCAAGTACCACGAGCAGCTGGGGACCCACGCGCTGCTGGACGTCTTCGAGTCCTTCCGGAGCTACGAGG GTCTGTTTTACTTCCTGGGATCTATAGTAAACTTCAGCCAGGACCCAGACGTCCACTTCAAGTACATCCAGGCCGCGTGCAAAACCGGGCAAATCAAAGAGGTGGAGCGCATCTGCCGAGAGAGCAGCTGCTACGACCCCGAACGGGTGAAGAACTTCCTGAAG GAAGCCAAGCTGACGGACCAGCTGCCTCTGATCATCGTGTGTGACCGCTTCGACTTCGTCCACGACCTCGTGCTCTACCTGTACCGCAACAGCCTGCAGAAGTACATCGAGATTTATGTGCAGAAG GTGAACCCCAGTCGGTTGCCGGTGGTTGTTGGTGGCCTGTTGGATGTGGACTGTTCGGAGGACGTGATAAAGAACCTCATCATGGTGGTCAAGGGCCAGTTCAGCACTGATGACCTGGTGGACGAAGTGGAGAAGAGAAACAG ACTGAAGCTCCTCCTCCCGTGGCTGGAGTCCCGAGTGAACGAGGGCTGCGAGGAAGCGGCTACCCACAATGCCGTGGCCAAGATCTACATCGACAGCAACAACAACCCGGAGCGCTTCCTGCGGGAGAACGGCCATTACGACAGCCCGGTGGTGGGCCGCTACTGCGAGAAGAGAGACCCCCACCTGGCCTTCGTGGCGTACGAGAGGGGCAAGTGTGACGGGGAACTCATCAAG GTGTGCAACGAGAACTCGCTCTTCAAAAGCGAAGCTCGCTATCTGGTACGGCGGAAAGACGCGGAACTCTGGGCCTCCGTGTTGGACGAGGAGAACCCCTTCAGGCGGCCGCTGGTGGACCAG GTGGTGCAGACGGCGCTCCCCGAGACGCAGGACCCGGAGGAGGTGTCCGTCACGGTCAAGGCCTTCATGACGGCCGACCTGCCCAACGAGCTGATCGAGCTGCTGGAGAAGATCGTGCTGGACAACTCTGTCTTCAGTGAGCACAG GAACCTGCAGAACCTACTGATCCTGACGGCCATCAAAGCCGACCGCACGCGCGTGATGGAGTACATCGACCGCCTGGACAACTACGACGCGCCAGACATCGCCAACATCGCCATCAGCAACCAGCTGTACGAGGAGGCCTTCACCATCTTCAAGAAGTTTGACGTCAACACGTCGGCCATACAG GTGCTGATTGAGCAGATCGGGAACCTGGACCGCGCGTACGAGTTCGCGGAGCAGTGCGGGGAGCCGGCGGTGTGGAGCCAGCTGGCCCGGGCGCAGCTGCAGAGGGACCTGGTCAAGGAGGCCATCGACTCCTACATCCGGGCTGATGACCCCACCGCGTACATGGAGGTGGTCGGCGCCGCGGGCAGGACCG ATAACTGGGAGGAGCTGGTGAAGTTCTTGCAGATGGCACGCCGGAAGTCAAGGGATTCGTACGTCGACACGGAGTTCGTCTTCGCTCTAGCCAAAACCAACCGGCTGGCCGAGCTGGAGGACTTCCTGGGCGGCCCCAACAACGGCCACACACAGCAG GTCGGGGACCGTTGTTTTGACGAGGCCATGTACGAGGCGGCGAAGCTGCTCTACAACAGCGTGTCCAACTTCGCCCGCCTGGCCTCCACGCTGGTGCGCCTGGGAGAGTTCCAGGCGGCCGTGGACAGCGGCCGCAAAGCCAACTCCACCCGCACCTGGAAGGAG GTGTGCTTCGCGTGCGTAGAGGGGGAGGAGTTTAGGCTGGCCCAAATCTGCGGCCTACACATCGTCACCCACGCGGACGAGTTGGAGGAGCTCATCAGCTACTATCAG GACCGTGGCTACTTTGAAGAGCTGATCGCGCTGCTGGAGGCGGCCCTGGGTTTGGAGCGCGCTCACATGGGCATGTTCACCGAACTGGCCATCCTCTACTCCAAATACAAGCCGCAGAAGATGAGGGAGCACCTGGAGCTCTTCTGGTCCAGAGTCAACATCCCCAAG GTGCTGCGTGCCGCAGAGGCAGCCCACTTGTGGGCGGAGCTCGTGTTCCTGTATGATAAGTATGAAGAGTACGACAACGCCGTCCTGACCATGATCATGCACCCCAGTGATGCATGGAGGGAGGGGCCTTTTAAAGAGATCATAGccaag GTGGCGAACTTGGAGCTCTACTACAAATCCCTGCAGTTTTATTTGGACTATAAACCTTTGTTGCTTAACGACCTCCTGAGTGTCCTAGCGCCACGCCTTGACCACACCCGAGCAGTCAGCTTCTTCACAAAG GTGAAGGAGCTTCAGCTCGCGAGGCCGTACCTGCGCTCCGTACAGAACCACAACAACCGAGCCGTCAACGAGGCGTTAAACACGCTGCTGATGCAGGAGGAGGACTACCAG GGGTTGCGGGCCTCCATAGATGCATACGACAACTTCGACAGCATGGTACTGGCGCAGATGCTGGAGAAGCACGAGCTGGTAGAGTTCCGGCGCATTGCTGCGTACTTATATAAAAGCAACGGACGCTGGGCACAAAGCGTGGAGCTCTGCAAGAAGGACAAACTCTACAAG GATGCGATGCAATACGCCGCCGAGTCACAGGACTCTGACCTGGCCGAGTCCCTGCTGCAGTGGTTTCTGGGAGAGGGCCATAAGGAATGCTTCGCCGCCTGCCTTTTCTCCTGCTACTCCCTGCTCCATCCAGACCTGGTGCTGGAGCTGGCATGGAGGCACAACATCACCGACTTCACCATGCCCTATTTCATCCAGGTCATGAGGGAGTATCTCACCAAG GTGGATGGGTTAGCGCAGCAGGTGACG GTGGATAAACTGGAGGAGTCTGAGAAACAAAGAGCCACTAAGGAGGAAGTGCCAGAAGACTCACCTTTAGTGTATG gtCAGCAACTGATGTTGACCTCGGGTCCCACCCATGTGCCCCCCCAGCCCGGTTACCCCGGCTACGGCTATGCTGCTCCTGGTTATGCCGCACCGGGCTACGGGTTCAACATTCAGCCTTAA